Sequence from the Pseudomonas sp. LS.1a genome:
CCAGGCCAGGGGCGTTGCTCGGGGTACAGTGTTCACAAGGTTCCTCGCCCGTACTGATAAGGCTGTGGGCTTCTTCGGTGCAACCGATGTGCCATCTGGCTTCATCGCCGGTAAGCCAGCTCCCGCAGGTACAGCGCAGGTTTCAGCCCTTGTGTTGTCCCTGTGGGAGCCGGCTTGCCGGCGATGGGCTGCGCAGCAGCCCCACGATTTGCTGTCATGCCAGCCCCACGCTGGCTATAATCGCCCCCTCACTCACCCCGAGCCTTGCCCGCCCATGTATACCCTGGCCCGCCAGCTGCTGTTCAAGCTTTCCCCGGAAACCTCCCACGACCTGTCCCTGGACCTGATCGGCGCCGGTGGCCGTCTCGGCCTCAACGGCATGCTGTGCAAGCAGCCGGCGGCTTTGCCGGTTACGGTCATGGGCTTGAACTTCGCCAACCCGGTGGGCCTGGCGGCCGGCCTGGACAAGAACGGCGCGGCCATCGACGGTTTCGCCCAGCTGGGCTTCGGCTTCGTCGAAATCGGCACCGTCACCCCGCGCCCGCAGCCGGGCAACCCCAAGCCACGGCTGTTCCGCCTGCCGGAGGCTACGGCCATCATCAACCGCATGGGCTTCAACAACCTGGGCGTTGATCACCTGCTTGGCCGGGTGCGGGCTGCGCGTTACAACGGCGTGCTGGGCATCAACATCGGCAAGAATTTCGACACTCCGGTGGAGCGTGCCGTCGATGACTACCTGATCTGCCTGGACAAGGTGTACACCGCCGCCAGCTACATCACGGTCAACGTCAGTTCGCCAAACACCCCGGGCCTGCGCAGTCTGCAGTTCGGCGATTCGCTCAAGCAGTTGCTCGATGCCCTGGCCGAGCGCCGCGAGCAGCTGGCCGGCACGCATGGCAAGCGCGTGCCGCTGGCAATCAAGATTGCCCCGGACATGAGCGATGAAGAAACCGCCCTGGTGGCCGCCGCACTGATGGAATCGGGCATGGATGCGGTGATCGCCACCAACACCACGCTGGGGCGTGAAGGTGTCGAAGGGCTGCCGTACGGTGGCGAGGCGGGCGGCCTGTCGGGCGCGCCGGTGCTGGAGAAGAGCACCCATATCGTCAAGGTGCTGGCGGGTGAGCTGGGCGGCAAGCTGCCGATCATTGCCGCGGGTGGCATTACCGAAGGCCGCCATGCCGCCGAGAAAATCGCTGCCGGGGCGAGCCTGGTGCAGATATACTCCGGCTTCATTTACAAGGGGCCGGCGTTGATTCGCGAGGCGGTG
This genomic interval carries:
- a CDS encoding quinone-dependent dihydroorotate dehydrogenase, with the translated sequence MYTLARQLLFKLSPETSHDLSLDLIGAGGRLGLNGMLCKQPAALPVTVMGLNFANPVGLAAGLDKNGAAIDGFAQLGFGFVEIGTVTPRPQPGNPKPRLFRLPEATAIINRMGFNNLGVDHLLGRVRAARYNGVLGINIGKNFDTPVERAVDDYLICLDKVYTAASYITVNVSSPNTPGLRSLQFGDSLKQLLDALAERREQLAGTHGKRVPLAIKIAPDMSDEETALVAAALMESGMDAVIATNTTLGREGVEGLPYGGEAGGLSGAPVLEKSTHIVKVLAGELGGKLPIIAAGGITEGRHAAEKIAAGASLVQIYSGFIYKGPALIREAVDAIAAMSR